ATGGCTACTTTCAAACTTGAAAGTAGCCACCTCTGCGCCCGGCATTGACGTTTTATGCCTGAAGGTAAGCTCGACACTGCGGCCGAATCCACGTCCCAGAATACCGCTCGACACGAACCGCTTCGCGTCGACTTTCAAACGTGAAAGCTTCAAAGGCAAAACCTGTTGAGGCTCGCGTTCCGAACCAGGTTCAGGACGAGGATGCAGGCACCGAGCTTTCACGATTGAAATCTGCGTGAGATCCTACCCAAGGCGGACTTTCAAGCGTGAAAGTATTGGGAGCATGCCGGAGTAGCCTCGCGATGGTTTCATGCTTGAAAGCATCCAGGGCCGTGACGCGGCATGGAGACGGCGAAGGCGGGAACACCCACTGGAACTGCTGCCCGCGAGGTAGTGGCTGGTAGCGCCCCAGCGGCGCCACTTTCATACGTGAAAGTCGTGACCCGATTGTGGTTCGTGCCAATGACTTTCAAGCGTGAAAGGTACCGCGATAAATATTTTGAGAAAATATTTTCTTGATGGCCTTATGCTGCTTGGCGTGCGTCCGACCAGCGCTTAGCGTATTGACCAAGTTCCAGTTTCAACGCCTTGCGAGCCAAGATGGCAACCTCATCCGGCTTCGCCTTAACCTTTTGCCGGCGAGCAGCCATCTGAAAGGTCGTCTCCTTATACAGGCCCTCAAGAACTTTCAACCGATCATCAGACCCCAGGGAGTCGAAGATGGCCAATCCCTCCTCGATATCCCTCTCAAGACTTCGCGCGAACTCAATCTCTGCTGTTGGAACTTTCGGCTCGGCAGCGGACAGGGCAGGCGCATTCCCCGCTGCTGCCTCCCGTTCCATTTCGCTCAAGGCCCAACCTTCGTTAATCGCCCGCATGAGATAGGCACCTGGTGACTTGACCCCGCCGACCTTTACACGATACTTCACGAGCTCGATCGCGGCGCGGATTCTCTCATCCGTGTTCACCTCGCGATTGCTAATGATCTCGTTGATCTGCTTTTTGCTTAGCCCGAAGCCCTTCACAAGGGTCTCGTACAGATCCTTCAGCTCGTGCGGCTGCGCGAAATCCAGAACCAGCTTGCCCTCGGCGTTATCCCGAAGCTTGAAACGGATCGCCGCTACTCGACGCGAGCCCGGCGCGGTTTTCGTCTCGTATTCGATGAAGAGATCCGTCAGCTCATTGATTTGAGCGATGTTCTTATCGAGGACCAGCCGCTTGAACTGCTTGTATTCTGTCAGCGACTTCACGGCATCGGCATTAACCCACTTTCGGACATCCTCGATTGGAATCCAGCCGGTCGTGCCCATAAAACGAAGCGAGCCAAGCCGCTCATAAAGGATGTAGGCATACTGGCTCAAGGCTGCGGACATGCGCAACGAGAGATAGGTGTAGCGCTGGGGATCTTTCAACTGCCGACGGATCATCTCATCGACCTTGAACACGACACGCCCACCGGCAATACCTACGGAGCCCAGCAGCGGCACGGAGACCCATTGCGGATCGCCGCCTGAATCCTCGACAGATACTTGAACGGATGAGGCCTGGCACTCACGCAAAGCCTTCTTCAAATGCGCAACGTTATTCGACGTTTCAAACTTCGAAAGCCATTTGAAGTAATTCAGTTCGATGTCGTAATGCTCGAGATCCGGATTCTCTGATACGGTGAGCCACAAGGCGTTGATAGCCCGCCTGGCCACAAGCGACATCGGTGATACGTCAATCAGAACATTGGTCTTGCGGTAACCGATCTCCCGGGTCGATTCGGTGATTGCGGTAGTGGGTCCCAGCTCATCGCGCACAGCGTTGAAGATGTCGAAGCCGAGTTGCTCCTGGATGTTCTTCGAGACGTTTGACATGGAGAGGGCGCCGTGCACACAAGTGACGCTCGGTAATATCGCTGTAAAGGTGTAATGAGTCAAGTATACGATTGCACCTTTGCGCAGCACCATCGCCGACTCACACCAATCGATGACACCGTCGGGCCAATGGATACCACCATCAACGCGATGCGGTCGCCTTGGAAACCCAATCCACGTGCGGCTTCCCGGCAGATTAGACTGTGGCCACCAACCGTTAACACCTTGCACCAACCACTTGCACCTTTACACCAACGGGTACCACCTTCTGAGGCCAACCGATTGCACCTTTGCGGCCCATTGCGAACCACCTTTGAACCAACTGATATCACCTTGCCACCAATCGTTAACACTTTGCTCGCTGTAACCTCCTGATTTTCCAAGCAAATTCTCGGGTCGTATACGTTAGTTGGTTTACGTAAACCAAGCTGCTAGCTATCCGCAAGAACTTGCGGGCAGTCAAAACCAAGGGTACTTATCCACAGTTGATACCTTCGCTGAGGCCGGGATAAAGCACCGATCCAAAGCGACGAGCCCCACGACACGACGGCTGGAGTTCTGCCAGACCCGCACTCCGATCGACACTGCCACCTGTGTTACTCGCCAGCCAAT
The genomic region above belongs to Cupriavidus oxalaticus and contains:
- a CDS encoding replication initiation protein; amino-acid sequence: MSNVSKNIQEQLGFDIFNAVRDELGPTTAITESTREIGYRKTNVLIDVSPMSLVARRAINALWLTVSENPDLEHYDIELNYFKWLSKFETSNNVAHLKKALRECQASSVQVSVEDSGGDPQWVSVPLLGSVGIAGGRVVFKVDEMIRRQLKDPQRYTYLSLRMSAALSQYAYILYERLGSLRFMGTTGWIPIEDVRKWVNADAVKSLTEYKQFKRLVLDKNIAQINELTDLFIEYETKTAPGSRRVAAIRFKLRDNAEGKLVLDFAQPHELKDLYETLVKGFGLSKKQINEIISNREVNTDERIRAAIELVKYRVKVGGVKSPGAYLMRAINEGWALSEMEREAAAGNAPALSAAEPKVPTAEIEFARSLERDIEEGLAIFDSLGSDDRLKVLEGLYKETTFQMAARRQKVKAKPDEVAILARKALKLELGQYAKRWSDARQAA